One Campylobacter pinnipediorum subsp. caledonicus genomic window carries:
- a CDS encoding EAL domain-containing protein — protein MVQSGKNKKTATVIICLNLILFTLLVVDISIFYYKYSNSITYNKVDYQKNAQFLLDKYSDEFESLEKDKDKFQSFLDSGLIGDIYLLKTDIESNLNLLASSNHGDEKRLKRDCEEIFTHNFKKIFYSKQVLPENKINICLFEKKHDYIMGLSVSFYHTVSDSHDSEFKQWVLKNVAPYFILTGVITIFLILAVLWSINRYYDLRAEYIKDKLKLKNELKEIKKQLYIDPLTNLSNKTMLMNNLKKLDKPKVIILDIDDFGVMNDYYGKDICDAILVYIAGLISDFATTNKMKAYCLGADRFALVENGEFIVEKYEDLANELIGRFKGRMTSIKVPNSSDSISIEIHTTIGFSVDEDDTLMKATTALKVAKNTGKDYVCYFKGLNKKDEYKIQIERSLMIRQAIIGDKVLPYYQPIFDRDGNITKYESLIRMINSDEILSPHKFLDVAKRIKRYTELQKKVVEKAIEELSQNLNLVLSVNLSGRDMIDGDVSLTILKLLANNDVADRLIFELVEDENLENVERIEKFIDKVKKMGVRIAIDDFGSGYSNFSYILKLKPDFIKIDGSIIKNIDSSNDSYMITRAIVYFARDLGIKTVAEYIHSADVLDICKKLGVDEFQGFYLGVPSEKVEM, from the coding sequence ATGGTGCAATCTGGGAAAAATAAAAAAACTGCTACAGTAATTATTTGCTTAAATCTAATCTTATTTACACTTTTGGTTGTCGATATATCAATTTTTTATTACAAATACTCTAATTCTATTACTTATAATAAGGTTGATTATCAAAAAAATGCACAATTTTTATTAGATAAGTATTCTGATGAGTTTGAATCACTAGAAAAAGACAAGGATAAATTTCAAAGTTTTTTAGACTCTGGTTTAATTGGCGATATCTATTTGCTAAAAACTGACATTGAAAGCAATCTAAATTTATTAGCTTCGAGTAATCATGGTGATGAAAAAAGATTAAAGCGAGATTGTGAGGAAATTTTTACTCATAATTTCAAAAAAATATTTTACTCAAAACAGGTTTTACCTGAAAATAAAATCAACATTTGTCTCTTTGAAAAAAAACATGATTATATAATGGGTCTCAGTGTTTCTTTTTACCATACCGTATCTGATAGCCATGACAGTGAGTTTAAACAATGGGTTTTAAAAAATGTCGCTCCGTATTTTATTCTTACTGGTGTTATAACTATTTTTCTAATTCTTGCTGTTTTGTGGTCTATAAATAGATATTATGATTTAAGAGCTGAGTACATAAAAGATAAGTTGAAATTAAAAAATGAGCTTAAAGAGATAAAAAAACAGCTTTATATTGATCCTTTGACTAACCTATCAAATAAAACCATGCTAATGAATAATCTAAAAAAACTTGATAAACCAAAAGTTATTATCTTGGATATAGATGATTTTGGTGTAATGAATGATTATTATGGTAAAGATATTTGTGATGCGATATTGGTATATATAGCTGGTTTGATAAGTGATTTTGCAACCACAAATAAGATGAAAGCTTATTGTTTGGGTGCTGATAGATTTGCATTGGTTGAAAATGGAGAGTTTATCGTAGAAAAATATGAAGATTTGGCAAATGAACTTATAGGTAGATTTAAGGGTCGAATGACTTCGATAAAAGTTCCAAATAGTAGTGATAGTATTAGTATTGAAATACATACTACCATAGGTTTTTCCGTTGATGAGGATGATACTTTGATGAAAGCTACAACGGCTTTAAAGGTTGCTAAAAATACAGGAAAAGACTATGTTTGCTATTTTAAAGGTCTTAATAAAAAAGATGAATATAAAATACAAATAGAGCGATCTTTAATGATAAGGCAAGCAATAATCGGCGATAAAGTGCTTCCTTATTATCAGCCAATTTTTGACAGAGATGGCAACATAACAAAATATGAAAGTCTTATTAGGATGATAAATAGTGACGAAATTCTCTCTCCTCATAAGTTTTTAGATGTTGCAAAAAGAATAAAAAGATACACAGAGTTGCAAAAAAAAGTTGTAGAAAAAGCTATTGAAGAATTGAGTCAAAATTTAAATTTAGTATTATCTGTAAATTTATCTGGAAGAGATATGATTGATGGAGATGTTAGTCTTACTATCTTAAAGCTATTAGCAAATAACGATGTTGCTGATAGACTTATTTTTGAGCTTGTAGAAGATGAGAACTTGGAAAATGTTGAGAGAATTGAGAAATTTATAGATAAAGTTAAAAAGATGGGTGTGCGCATAGCTATAGATGATTTTGGTTCAGGATATTCAAATTTTTCTTACATCTTAAAACTAAAACCAGATTTTATCAAAATCGACGGCTCTATAATAAAAAATATTGATTCAAGTAATGATTCTTATATGATTACTCGTGCTATTGTGTATTTTGCAAGAGATTTGGGTATTAAAACAGTAGCAGAGTATATACATTCAGCTGATGTTTTAGATATTTGTAAAAAGCTTGGTGTTGATGAATTTCAAGGATTTTATCTAGGTGTTCCTAGTGAGAAAGTTGAAATGTGA
- a CDS encoding endonuclease MutS2, with the protein MKNNLDEIFSKLDLNEYLDHLNSFLSREKTLFISGDRNIHYENILELCKYDFDSPQKIQNLDDALARLGKQGILHITEIGEFSKILNYFLYLKGLKFENRLGEWIAKIDIFPTMLELAKSFDKKGELKDSVDERFLQIKESISIKKKQIDAELRRLIYTKSLSPYLVDTQVHFINDSETLLVRGGFNHFLKGVVIARSSGGYFYVMPSSIENLKKEQSELISKKEEIVFEYAKQFSALMNKALPFLKFINNAFDVFDAYQARVLMAKTYDFDFVLPDNSNDIRLKDFAHPALKNPKSISVDFSKKVLLITGVNAGGKSMLLKSIITSCLLAKYLMPMRINPNESKIGSFKEFDAIIEDPQNVKNDISTFAGRMVNFSKLFSKKSFVIGVDEIELGTDFEEAASLYSVLIQKLISQDIKMVITTHHKRLAMLLSKNENVELVAALYDEVLQRPKFEFLKGTIGKSYAFETALRYGIPSNLVSESKKAYGEDKENLNEIITKTLNLQSELKTKLDETNKKEQKLDSLLANLKEQKEKDELKISQTISKLEHEYMMAINKAKESINLKDIKEKHRVINAAHEMKKYIQKPQNQKPKELKVGDNIKYNKIKGVIISITKNDAMIQSDGIKLRVPLSFLSKNENAQQPQTTKSQVKVKVQKPKTANVVLDLHGLRADEAIGKLDKFISDSLIMGFDEVSVYHGIGTGKLAFAVKEFLKSHPSVKDFFDAPPNQGGFGAKIVRF; encoded by the coding sequence ATGAAAAATAATTTAGATGAGATTTTTTCAAAGCTTGATTTAAATGAGTATTTGGATCATTTAAACTCTTTTTTATCAAGAGAGAAAACACTTTTTATAAGTGGAGATAGAAATATACATTATGAAAATATTTTAGAGCTTTGCAAGTATGATTTTGATTCTCCTCAAAAGATACAAAATTTAGATGACGCCCTTGCTAGACTTGGAAAACAAGGCATTTTGCATATAACAGAAATAGGCGAATTTTCTAAAATTTTAAACTATTTTTTGTATTTAAAGGGTCTGAAATTTGAAAATAGACTTGGCGAATGGATAGCAAAAATTGATATATTTCCAACAATGCTTGAACTTGCAAAAAGCTTTGATAAAAAAGGCGAGTTAAAAGATAGTGTTGATGAGAGATTTTTGCAGATAAAAGAGAGCATAAGCATAAAGAAAAAACAGATAGATGCCGAGCTTAGAAGGCTTATTTATACAAAAAGCTTAAGCCCTTATCTTGTAGATACTCAGGTGCATTTTATAAATGATAGCGAAACTCTTTTGGTTAGGGGAGGGTTTAATCACTTTTTAAAAGGTGTGGTTATAGCAAGAAGTTCTGGCGGGTATTTTTATGTTATGCCAAGTAGTATCGAAAATCTAAAAAAAGAGCAAAGCGAACTTATTAGTAAGAAAGAAGAGATAGTTTTTGAATATGCAAAACAATTTAGTGCTTTGATGAATAAGGCTTTGCCATTTTTGAAATTTATAAATAATGCTTTTGATGTTTTTGATGCTTATCAAGCTAGAGTTTTGATGGCTAAAACTTATGATTTTGACTTTGTTTTACCTGATAATAGCAATGATATAAGGCTTAAAGACTTCGCCCATCCAGCATTAAAAAATCCAAAAAGTATAAGTGTGGATTTTTCTAAAAAGGTTCTTTTGATAACCGGCGTAAATGCAGGTGGAAAATCGATGCTTTTAAAATCCATAATAACATCTTGTTTGCTAGCAAAATATCTAATGCCAATGAGAATAAACCCAAATGAGTCTAAGATAGGCTCTTTTAAAGAATTTGATGCAATCATAGAAGATCCACAAAATGTAAAAAATGATATCTCGACATTTGCTGGAAGAATGGTTAATTTTTCAAAACTTTTTTCAAAAAAATCTTTCGTTATAGGTGTTGATGAGATAGAACTTGGAACTGATTTTGAAGAGGCTGCAAGTTTATATAGTGTGCTTATACAAAAGCTTATATCGCAAGATATAAAGATGGTTATAACAACTCATCATAAACGCCTTGCAATGCTTTTATCAAAAAATGAAAATGTAGAGCTTGTAGCTGCGCTTTATGATGAGGTTTTGCAAAGACCAAAATTTGAGTTTTTAAAAGGAACCATAGGCAAATCTTATGCTTTTGAAACGGCTTTGAGATACGGCATACCTTCAAATTTAGTAAGTGAATCAAAAAAGGCTTACGGTGAAGATAAAGAAAATCTAAATGAAATTATCACAAAGACATTAAATCTACAAAGTGAGCTAAAAACCAAGCTTGATGAGACAAATAAAAAAGAGCAAAAACTAGACAGTTTGCTTGCTAATTTAAAAGAGCAAAAAGAAAAAGATGAACTAAAAATTTCACAAACCATAAGCAAATTAGAACACGAATATATGATGGCTATAAATAAAGCAAAAGAGTCAATAAATCTAAAAGATATAAAGGAAAAACATAGAGTCATAAATGCTGCTCACGAGATGAAAAAGTATATACAAAAGCCACAAAATCAAAAACCAAAAGAGCTAAAAGTAGGCGACAATATAAAATACAATAAAATAAAAGGTGTAATTATATCTATCACAAAAAACGATGCTATGATACAAAGCGATGGGATTAAACTTCGTGTGCCTCTTAGTTTTTTATCAAAAAATGAAAATGCACAACAACCGCAAACAACGAAATCTCAAGTAAAGGTCAAGGTTCAAAAGCCAAAAACAGCAAATGTAGTTTTGGATTTGCACGGTTTAAGAGCTGATGAGGCGATAGGAAAACTTGATAAGTTTATAAGTGATAGTCTTATTATGGGATTTGATGAGGTTAGCGTTTATCATGGGATTGGAACCGGAAAATTGGCTTTTGCTGTTAAGGAGTTTTTAAAATCTCATCCGAGTGTTAAGGATTTTTTTGATGCTCCTCCAAATCAAGGTGGATTTGGAGCAAAAATAGTTCGTTTTTAG
- the murC gene encoding UDP-N-acetylmuramate--L-alanine ligase yields the protein MKKVHFIGIGGIGISAIARFLNEKGYKISGSDIADSKTTKELRNEGIEVLVPHCKEAIKDQDFVVYSAAIKDDNIELITARKKGINCLSRKEALPYVLDDKKVFAIAGAHGKSTTTAMLASLIEGSTIIGAVSKQFGSNMRYAQSENIVFEADESDSSFLNSNPYLAIVTNAEPEHMEHYNYDLEKFYAAYRGFLERAKVRVINAEDDFLKTLDIEAIKLYPSKDITQMSMVVRDFKPYTSFLLKDLGKFEVFGMGRHIAIDASLAILAAMHDRPLKEIRENLLNFCGIKKRFDILHADKEYVLIDDYGHHPTEIKATLSSVFEYAKLLGITRVTAIFQPHRYSRLKANLQGFAECFEGVSGLVILPVYAAGEAEEHIDLKEGFKQYNPIFADEIKRVDYGIEFDDEFGVKHRLTDGIVVGFGAGSISIQLRGNK from the coding sequence TTGAAAAAGGTTCATTTTATAGGCATTGGCGGTATTGGTATTAGTGCTATTGCGAGATTTTTAAATGAAAAAGGTTATAAAATAAGCGGTAGCGATATAGCAGATAGTAAAACTACAAAAGAGCTTAGAAATGAAGGCATTGAGGTTTTGGTACCACACTGCAAAGAGGCTATAAAAGATCAGGATTTTGTAGTGTATTCAGCCGCTATAAAAGATGACAATATAGAGCTAATCACAGCAAGAAAAAAGGGCATAAACTGCTTATCTAGAAAAGAGGCTTTGCCTTATGTTTTGGATGATAAAAAGGTATTTGCTATAGCTGGAGCGCATGGAAAAAGCACTACAACAGCTATGCTTGCTAGCTTGATAGAAGGCTCTACGATAATAGGTGCGGTTTCTAAACAATTTGGTTCAAATATGCGATATGCACAAAGTGAAAATATAGTTTTTGAAGCAGATGAGAGTGATTCTAGCTTTTTAAACTCAAATCCATACTTGGCCATAGTTACAAATGCGGAGCCTGAACATATGGAGCATTATAACTATGACTTGGAAAAATTTTATGCTGCTTACCGTGGTTTTTTAGAAAGAGCAAAAGTTAGAGTTATAAATGCTGAAGATGATTTTTTAAAAACACTTGATATAGAAGCCATAAAGCTTTATCCAAGCAAGGACATAACTCAAATGAGTATGGTTGTGAGAGATTTTAAGCCATATACAAGTTTTTTGCTTAAAGATTTGGGTAAGTTTGAAGTGTTTGGAATGGGTAGACATATAGCTATCGATGCTTCACTTGCTATTTTAGCAGCTATGCATGATAGACCTCTTAAAGAAATAAGAGAGAATTTATTAAATTTTTGTGGTATCAAGAAGAGATTTGATATATTACATGCCGATAAAGAGTATGTTCTTATAGATGATTATGGACATCATCCAACAGAGATAAAAGCTACTTTAAGCTCTGTGTTTGAGTATGCAAAATTGCTTGGTATCACTCGTGTAACAGCTATATTTCAGCCACATAGATATTCAAGACTAAAAGCAAATTTGCAAGGTTTTGCGGAGTGCTTTGAGGGGGTTAGCGGACTTGTTATACTTCCTGTTTATGCGGCTGGTGAAGCTGAGGAGCATATAGATCTAAAAGAGGGCTTTAAACAATACAATCCGATATTTGCTGATGAGATAAAAAGGGTTGATTATGGCATTGAATTTGATGATGAGTTTGGTGTAAAACATCGTTTGACTGATGGTATAGTTGTAGGCTTTGGTGCCGGAAGTATAAGTATTCAACTAAGAGGAAATAAATAG
- a CDS encoding DNA-3-methyladenine glycosylase I, with protein MIKRCEWCEKDEIYRNYHDNEWGEIFDDDRKFFEFLILEIMQAGLSWHTVLKKREDMRVAFDEFDPNKIALYDDEKIDDLLKNSLIIKNRLKISSLPINAKAFLSICDEFGSFYNYIWKFTNFKQIKNRYDNIKQIPTKTNLSDIVSKDLKKRGFKFVGSIGIYSFLQACGVVNDHLSYCFKFKEN; from the coding sequence GTGATAAAAAGATGTGAATGGTGTGAAAAAGATGAAATTTATAGAAACTACCACGATAATGAGTGGGGAGAAATCTTTGATGACGATAGGAAATTTTTTGAGTTTTTGATCCTTGAGATAATGCAAGCCGGACTTTCTTGGCATACGGTGCTTAAAAAAAGAGAAGATATGAGAGTTGCTTTTGATGAGTTTGATCCAAATAAAATAGCCCTTTATGATGATGAAAAGATAGATGATTTATTAAAAAATAGTTTAATTATCAAAAATAGACTAAAAATTTCATCTTTACCTATAAATGCAAAAGCTTTTTTAAGCATATGTGATGAGTTTGGTTCATTTTACAACTATATATGGAAATTTACAAATTTCAAACAGATAAAAAATAGATACGATAATATAAAACAGATACCAACAAAAACAAATTTGAGCGATATTGTTTCAAAGGATTTAAAAAAGCGAGGATTTAAATTTGTGGGAAGTATAGGGATATACTCTTTTTTGCAAGCTTGTGGTGTTGTTAACGATCATTTATCGTATTGTTTTAAATTTAAGGAAAATTAG
- a CDS encoding rhodanese-like domain-containing protein: protein MNKSLLPFACCATLFGEIVSIPADIDNISKIDQIVDIRTPAEWRETGIIKGAKTITLINDKNEFMDSLKSSIDIKKPFALICRSGHRSMMATHMIDSPDIKVINLEGGMMKIMSEGYKTVPYKD, encoded by the coding sequence ATGAACAAGTCGCTACTTCCATTTGCCTGCTGCGCTACTCTTTTTGGAGAGATTGTAAGTATACCAGCTGATATTGATAATATATCAAAAATAGATCAAATAGTAGACATAAGAACTCCCGCAGAATGGCGCGAAACAGGAATCATCAAAGGAGCCAAAACTATAACTCTTATCAATGACAAAAATGAGTTCATGGACAGCTTAAAATCAAGCATAGATATAAAAAAGCCATTTGCTTTGATATGCAGAAGTGGACACAGAAGCATGATGGCTACTCATATGATAGACTCTCCTGATATTAAAGTTATAAATTTAGAGGGCGGAATGATGAAAATTATGAGCGAAGGTTATAAGACAGTACCTTATAAGGATTAA
- a CDS encoding rhodanese-like domain-containing protein, with amino-acid sequence MKKIYILAFCVLDLFSQVASIPATPANVEKFDQIIDMRVPIEIRETGIIKGAKIIEFSKDKRKLWSEISDEVDMTKPFAIICRSGRRSAFVADLIDTPDLNITIFEGGMRALSKQGYITTPYEK; translated from the coding sequence ATGAAAAAGATATACATATTAGCATTTTGTGTGCTAGACCTGTTTTCACAAGTTGCATCTATTCCAGCAACCCCTGCGAATGTAGAAAAATTTGATCAAATCATAGATATGAGAGTGCCAATAGAAATAAGAGAAACAGGGATCATAAAAGGCGCAAAGATAATTGAGTTTAGCAAAGATAAAAGAAAACTTTGGAGTGAAATCAGCGATGAAGTAGATATGACAAAACCATTTGCTATTATTTGTAGAAGTGGAAGAAGAAGTGCTTTTGTTGCCGATCTTATAGATACACCTGATTTAAATATAACCATATTTGAAGGTGGAATGAGGGCTCTTAGCAAACAAGGATATATAACTACACCTTATGAAAAATAA
- a CDS encoding class I SAM-dependent methyltransferase, with amino-acid sequence MSNVSHWNDFLQDKKHHARYPESELVSFAFINFPKNGNILDLYCGGGRHTKFLAENGFNTYACDVTTSGVEHTKNLLQESNLKADVKFIKAGDDLPYNDNFFDGIVCYGALYYATKEEIEKSAYEFYRILKNGAKAYIKVRSIQDYRYTNSIKNSKYEIIINEQDNKKQAYKENGLKCYYFDKEEALRIFSKTFKNIQIDRFSLSHGNDTFLDDQLLITLTK; translated from the coding sequence ATGTCAAATGTATCGCATTGGAATGATTTTTTACAAGATAAAAAACATCATGCAAGATACCCAGAATCAGAACTAGTAAGCTTTGCCTTTATAAATTTTCCAAAAAATGGAAATATATTAGATCTTTATTGTGGTGGGGGAAGACATACTAAGTTTTTAGCCGAAAATGGATTTAATACTTATGCTTGTGATGTAACTACAAGCGGTGTTGAACATACTAAAAATCTATTGCAAGAATCAAATTTAAAAGCGGATGTGAAATTTATCAAGGCTGGTGATGATTTACCATATAATGATAACTTTTTTGATGGCATAGTTTGCTATGGTGCATTATACTATGCAACAAAAGAAGAGATAGAAAAATCAGCCTATGAATTTTATAGAATTTTAAAAAATGGCGCTAAAGCATATATAAAAGTAAGAAGCATACAAGATTATAGATATACAAATAGTATAAAAAATAGTAAATATGAAATAATAATAAACGAGCAAGATAACAAAAAACAAGCATACAAAGAAAATGGATTAAAGTGTTATTATTTTGACAAGGAAGAAGCCTTGAGGATATTTTCCAAGACATTTAAAAATATACAAATAGATAGATTTTCTTTAAGTCACGGAAACGATACGTTTTTAGATGATCAATTATTGATAACATTGACAAAATAA
- a CDS encoding AMP-binding protein: protein MENNVLYWLEKQANENPSKIAFKDINGEINFKKLLMLSQQAGSYFNTDQPIVIYMEKSIKCLAIMFGSVYAGGFYSIIDTSLPKQRALKIANALNASIVVCDNDNYEKAIEIFGNNMVVKADIILNTNINNKKLKATRESHTDLKPLYCNFTSGSTGEPKGVLTNHSNVLDFIPIFTKTLKISSEDILANQAPFDFDLSVKDIYSGLYLGATVVLIPKKYFTNPISLMDYLHNSKANTLIWAVSALVFLSTMRALSYKKLDIKKIIYSGEIMPKMHLNRIKDYLPDCTFINAYGPTEITCNCTYHILKDEDFDKDSVPIGKAFENRKVFLMQDEKIINEPNKIGEICVSGRCLAIGYLNFIKEDAFIQNPMNLSYNERVYKTGDLGFLDEQGDLHYKGRADFQIKRLGHRIELIEIETEVLNLGLDIERACAVWEKEKLALFFEGNADKNEILNTLKQRLPMFMLPNIIYKEDKLPINKNGKIDRVKLNKKICDGNKGKI from the coding sequence CTGGAAAATAATGTACTATATTGGCTAGAAAAACAAGCAAACGAAAATCCAAGTAAAATAGCATTTAAAGATATAAATGGCGAAATAAATTTTAAAAAACTACTAATGCTTTCACAGCAAGCTGGAAGTTATTTTAATACAGATCAACCAATAGTTATATATATGGAAAAATCAATAAAATGCCTAGCTATAATGTTTGGTAGCGTTTATGCTGGTGGATTTTATAGCATTATAGACACATCGCTACCAAAACAAAGAGCATTAAAAATAGCAAATGCACTAAATGCTTCTATAGTAGTATGCGATAATGATAATTATGAAAAAGCTATTGAAATTTTTGGTAATAATATGGTTGTAAAAGCCGATATTATATTAAATACAAATATCAACAATAAAAAATTAAAAGCTACAAGAGAATCGCATACAGATTTAAAACCTTTGTATTGCAATTTCACAAGCGGAAGTACTGGAGAGCCAAAAGGAGTGCTAACAAACCATTCTAATGTGCTTGATTTTATACCGATTTTCACTAAAACATTAAAAATCTCAAGCGAAGATATACTTGCAAACCAAGCTCCATTTGATTTTGATTTAAGCGTGAAAGACATATATTCTGGGCTATATTTGGGTGCAACCGTGGTATTGATACCTAAAAAATACTTCACAAACCCTATATCTTTGATGGATTATTTGCATAATTCAAAAGCAAATACTCTAATATGGGCCGTTAGTGCTTTAGTATTTTTATCAACTATGCGAGCTTTGAGCTATAAAAAGTTAGATATAAAAAAGATAATTTATAGTGGTGAAATAATGCCAAAAATGCATTTAAATAGAATAAAAGATTATTTGCCAGACTGCACATTTATAAACGCTTATGGCCCAACAGAGATTACTTGCAACTGTACCTATCATATACTAAAAGATGAAGACTTTGATAAGGATAGCGTGCCCATAGGCAAGGCCTTTGAAAACAGAAAAGTATTTTTAATGCAGGATGAAAAAATCATAAACGAGCCAAATAAAATAGGCGAAATTTGCGTATCCGGTCGTTGCTTGGCTATTGGGTATTTAAATTTTATAAAAGAAGATGCCTTTATACAAAATCCTATGAATTTAAGCTACAACGAGAGAGTGTATAAAACTGGTGATTTAGGTTTTTTAGATGAGCAAGGTGACTTGCACTACAAAGGTAGGGCTGATTTTCAGATAAAAAGATTAGGACACAGGATAGAGCTAATAGAGATAGAAACTGAGGTTTTAAATTTAGGACTTGATATAGAAAGAGCTTGTGCAGTATGGGAAAAAGAGAAATTAGCCTTGTTTTTTGAAGGAAATGCCGATAAAAATGAGATTTTAAATACGCTAAAGCAAAGACTTCCTATGTTTATGCTACCAAATATTATCTACAAAGAAGACAAACTTCCTATAAATAAAAATGGCAAGATAGATAGAGTAAAATTAAATAAAAAAATATGCGATGGTAACAAAGGTAAAATATGA
- a CDS encoding AAC(3) family N-acetyltransferase — protein sequence MKELFSFDDKKFTDKDLLECLKRLGIKDGDCICIHSRIFEFGKPLLKPDELLYSICDVFLDTVGEKGTVLMPTFTYSFCKNEIYDKVNSKSRVGVLGEFFRKMDGVKRTNDPIFSFAVYGKRADEFLVETDNCFGENSPYDVLAKNDGKMLMFGLKEDGYTFYIYTEQQANVSYRYFKKFNGIIIDEYGKSKEKTIEYYVRNLDINPILDSNKRLKILEDNNILKVENFAGSIICSIDAKKDLELALSTLKTDELYFNLK from the coding sequence ATGAAAGAATTATTTAGTTTTGATGATAAAAAATTTACAGATAAAGATTTGCTTGAATGCCTAAAAAGATTAGGTATAAAAGATGGTGATTGTATATGTATACATAGTAGAATATTTGAATTTGGGAAACCTCTTTTAAAGCCAGATGAACTACTATATAGTATATGTGATGTATTTTTAGATACTGTTGGAGAAAAAGGAACAGTTTTAATGCCAACTTTCACATATAGTTTTTGTAAAAATGAGATATATGACAAGGTAAATTCGAAAAGCAGGGTTGGGGTATTGGGTGAGTTTTTTAGAAAAATGGATGGAGTTAAAAGAACAAACGATCCTATATTTTCTTTTGCTGTATATGGAAAAAGAGCAGATGAGTTTTTAGTAGAAACAGATAATTGTTTTGGCGAAAATAGTCCTTATGATGTTCTAGCCAAAAACGATGGAAAAATGCTTATGTTTGGGCTTAAAGAAGATGGATATACATTTTACATCTATACAGAACAACAAGCAAATGTCAGTTATAGATATTTTAAAAAATTTAATGGAATTATTATAGATGAATATGGAAAATCCAAAGAAAAAACCATTGAATACTATGTTAGAAACTTGGACATAAATCCTATATTGGATTCTAATAAAAGATTAAAAATACTTGAAGATAATAATATACTAAAAGTTGAAAATTTTGCTGGTTCTATCATATGCTCTATAGATGCAAAAAAAGATTTAGAGCTTGCATTGTCAACACTTAAAACAGACGAGTTGTATTTTAATCTTAAATAA
- a CDS encoding class I SAM-dependent methyltransferase, giving the protein MQSNKDFWSDTFKNKKDNTRYPDTEFVGFCFRNLPKKASVLDVCCGAGRHVRFLSENDFKTYACDVAEGAIEYTGNLINSLNLKADLKVIKTIANLPYDNNAFDALISSNALFYATKDELEQNAHEIYRVLKEGGKAFLTLRSINDYRHINAVQNGKYDVIVYEKDNSRQGYKENGMKCHNFDKEEVLRIYSKAFKNIEINKSTISRQNDTILDESFIVILTK; this is encoded by the coding sequence ATGCAATCAAACAAAGATTTTTGGTCAGACACATTTAAAAACAAAAAAGACAACACAAGATATCCAGATACGGAATTTGTAGGATTTTGTTTTAGAAATTTACCAAAAAAAGCAAGTGTTTTGGATGTTTGTTGTGGAGCTGGAAGACATGTAAGGTTTTTATCGGAGAATGATTTTAAAACTTATGCATGCGATGTAGCAGAAGGTGCTATAGAATACACAGGCAATCTAATAAACTCATTAAATTTAAAAGCCGATTTAAAGGTTATCAAGACTATAGCAAATTTACCTTATGATAATAATGCCTTTGATGCCCTAATATCTTCTAACGCATTATTTTATGCAACAAAAGATGAATTGGAACAAAATGCACATGAAATATATAGAGTTTTAAAAGAAGGCGGAAAAGCCTTTTTAACCCTAAGAAGCATAAATGATTATAGACATATAAATGCAGTACAAAATGGAAAATATGATGTTATAGTATATGAAAAAGATAATTCTAGACAAGGTTATAAAGAAAATGGTATGAAATGTCACAACTTTGACAAAGAAGAAGTTTTGAGGATATATTCCAAAGCTTTTAAAAATATAGAAATCAACAAAAGCACCATATCTCGTCAAAATGATACTATTTTAGATGAAAGCTTTATTGTTATACTAACAAAATAA